CAAATCAAGCTTGCGGTCAGGATTATGGTCACTTGTGCTCAGCCAATGAAATTAGCCCGGTGCTCTAAAGCGTCCCAATAACGCAGAGGGAGTGTGGACGGTCTATCTTCCCCAGTTATAATAGCAGCACCTCCCCTCCCCGAGGAGCGCCCAGGGTACATCCCGGCTCCTCTCCTGCTGCATCTTCAACAGTAAAAAGTCCAACTCcgtccctctcctctccttccccaACCATAAAACAGACATCTTCCATAAATCACCATCGTTCCTCTCGCGTTCTTCTGTGCCCGCTCTCAAAACGGAGGATGGATGTGGTCATAGGGTATATAAAACGAGCGCACCTCGCGGCGAATCGATCGGTCTTTGTGAtgtaaagcaaacaaacatgtaaagcTTAAGTAGGCTCTCAGCAGAGCGAATGCCCCCATCAAGGCCGAACacgacccccccatcccaccatgAGGTCAGGCAGAAGCTTTTGTTTAATTAGGAAGCATCACAGACGTTTTATTGGGTTTGTTCGTTTTGCACGATGACAAAAACGAAAAGGACGGAGGAGATTACTGGACGGCGCGTCGGCCGTGGATCTATCTGCCTGGACGAACATGGCGGAAGTAAATAAATCACCGCCGAGCACCGCGTGGACGGATGAACCCTGGCACAATCAGGCTAGGATGCAGGATCCTTCAGAGCCCTGGCTGGAGAACGAAGTGACGCGCGCGCACAGGAACGCCCTGCTGATGTGTAGAACGTCAACTTCACGGAGTTTGTGTTTATCTCTGGGAAGAATCCCGTTTCTTTTAACGCTTCACAAAGTCAACGAGACGAGACGCAAGGACAAGTGGTGCCATTCGTCTTTGTAGGGGGGAATTGGAAACGCGTTCACTGCAttaacaagacacacacacacacacacacacacacatgcatgcctACCCCATTTATCATGGCCCTAATTACAGGCCAGGCAGCCTGATTGgccctgcaggagctgcaggttaCGTCTCTgagctcttcatcatcttcgtcTGATAAAGAAACGAGGCGGTAAAAACCGGATCCATCACGACGCGGCGAGGTGATCAGTTTGCTGATGcgctaaatgttttaaaaagtccAACTTTACTGTTTCGAAGACTGGAAATGTCTGTCGTATGCTCAGAAGTGATGGATTTAAGCGTCATGGTTGACTCAGACGTATTACCGGATGATTCATAACAAGGTAAGCAGTGAAAGCTGAGCCTGGAGAGTCGCCTCTAATTGTTCTGCTTCTTCATCCCTGGAGCAGGAAGAACAgtttagaagcaattgtgaaAAATATTATCATTAAAGAAATCAATGAATCGAATCTGCGGCTGTACCTGTGATCCATTCTACCTGGAATAAGGAGGGTTGAGCTTTTTACCCGCTGTTGGTCAACTCAAaattaatacttttattttccaacaacaataattatgactttaaattcattttaaatccaGTAATAGTGGTTCTCACCCATTAGGATGCTGGGTAATGTGAACTTCGGTTCACGTCGTTCTTGATTCtacgtcagttttcaaaaatacacggaaaaataaaaatcagggtttacatcattttactctAAAAATATAGGAataataaaatcactagtaaactgttaaaagcacgtTACCCTACAatcaatcagaataaaaacatataatatcatattattagcccgtagcaacccccgtgacccacaatgaagTAGAAGCAGCTGAACACGAGACAGCGATGTTTTtcctacattaaaaaaaataaatctagtTGTCaccttaaaatagattcatattaaccaaatattattaaaatgcattcagtaATAGAGTTCAGcacagaactgggaatgtttatctacagtttagcttAATTCAACTGAAGTCAGGTTCACCTGTAATGACTTTCCAGTGGCGAGGGGACGCGACACGCCTGACAGACGCTGCTGAGGAATCAGGAGAGACCAGAACCCTGTTCATTAATGACAGTCATAATTAGGTCTATTTATTAGGGCCACACAGGAGCCATGGGCACACAAGATTGTAAATGTTAATTAATATAAGAAAAGTAAGGAGCTCTGACCCGACAGAGACATAATGACTGAGGTTAGAATCTGCACCACACCTTTAATGAGCGTAGGTTCTGTCTGGTCCGAACGGACCGGGTAGGTTTGAGGCTCCTCCGACACCAGGAGTCATGATTAATTCACAGAGACTGGAGACCAGACCGGCAcagggcccccccccccactcccaggGGCCCGAGGGACGTAACCCAGTTGTGATGGAGAGCGAGGAAACAAATCCGGGTCGAATAAATCTGGTCTGACATCTGGATTTCTGGGGatgaatttgttgtatttgtgaaaactgattgaatttatttgatctttttgatttgattttctttgaatGGAGACAAAGTTCCAACGTCGACTCCGTTTAACGACGTTAGAAGCTCTAAAACGCTCAACATGAACCCACCAGAatggcgtgtttgtgtgtttggaggtgggaatAACATCCCACGGGGTGTTGGCTTGGCTTTAGTCGGCGATGCAGGAACGGGTCAGAACCGGTGCGGCGCTGACCTCGCTAACGAACATTCGCCGCCTTTGAACTGGACGACTtgatgaggagcagctgtgtTGTCGGCATCGGCTTCAAagaacccccaaaaaacagggTTCAGTTTGCCCGTTCGCTACCGGCGCGCCCTGAAAAAGTCCTTTTATTAATAAACCTCTGATGCAAATTTGGTTCACCTTTCACAGCTAAAAAATCTCATGCATACATCCACGGCAACATGATTAATAATCTCATTATAAGGAATCAGTCGGAGGCGACGGCGGATATTGTGATGCTGTAGCTGATAGCAGGACGGCTAATTTCCATTACTGGCGTTTTCATATTTACATTCCCAGTGAAACTTTTATCCAGCTCCAGCTATCGGTGAGCTGGAGCCGGATAAACAAtcccccccttccatacacacacaagaccaaatggagccatacaggcccaaactggtttaactggggaccaactggaacccctaaaggacaccctgcgcacactgatattaaaccacctcctgtctgtattaccttttcccatgcTCTTACAGGTTGTTTAACCCTATGATCACGCCcccgtgatcagatcacatgatgtttttaaaccatttgaCAGTActtgacagtatagatgtgaaactgtgtTCCGGTTTTCATTCGGAGCCGACTAACCCtggaaaaccggagatatggtcgtttacatttgatctaaaaAAAGCGGTTCAAACGGATGCTTATCGGCAGACGGCAGACGCCGTGTTTCTGTCCTTGTAGGCGCCATCGTACAAGTGGGGGATGCATTTATTCACGTAATTCGAACAAGTCTCGCGATTCAcgcattttgtcacgtgatgcaaacatgtctcGCAATTTGTGCATTTCACGTTGCGCTGTGTCTCATTTTGAAAAACTCATATAGTTAACATATAgctatgttagaagcctatggcaaactcTTTTGAGTTCAAAGtcaaattgatgagcatgtttttggtttttatctgcaataaaatacaatttttccattttttaatttgactgtgtgtgtctattttgccctaATATGTCAATACAGTaagttatatggaaataaaaactcttcatctcttcatatagcagaagttgtgctgaagataaacataccaagcatgggtatgttgtTATTGAGCACATTCAAACgctgaacattttttaaaaaaatgaagcattaACACCAGAGTCTTctgaataaaatcattaaaccACGGTTCATACCTACAGAGACTACCTTTGATCCATATGCACAGGTAGTTTGCATACATTTGATGCACGTTccacatgttttacatacaGTTAGCTTCTGTAGCATCAGGGATTAATAAACCTGACTGCAACGAGGCCACAATTCTTTTAACAAGGACAAATATagctgatttttctttcttccatccAAATAGTACAACAAAGTGAAACCATGAAAACATCAACTAAATTAGCAGTCCAGAGCGCTGGCCTTGTTTTATAGTTTTATCTTAATTTAATTGCAGCCACATAATCAGCGGAGTCGTTTCCTCGCCCTTGACTCATGAGGATCTGTTCTTtctaaaggttttattttattgaggaATATCTTATGATAAAAGGATTATAGATATAAgggaatgacttttttttttttaatggtcgagcaataaacacacaacaagaTAGCAAATTAGTGCAAAAcccagacatacacacacacacacacacacacacacacacacacacacacagacaactgaAAGTGGAAATATCTCTTGTTCTCGGTGGGCGTAATGGTTCATTATGATCATCAAGAGGAGCACAGCGAGAGCTCGACGGAAATGACAGATACAAAATAATCATCCCAAAAGTGcttcagagacacacaacagaaTACCAAAGCCTCTAATGACTGTGAGTGATGCAGAGGAAGACTCACGATTCCTCTTCAACGTCCTTTTGTTGGTGAAGACATTTGAAGCCGCGCCATCGACTCCGTTGTCGCTTCTAAACACATTCCCGGATGGATTTGCTtgccttatttttttttttttttttttttttgagcgaACATTTTCTAATTGCAGAAATAGACACATGCTGTCTCTTTTCAGTGGCACTGAATTCATGGATTAGATGTTAATCATCCTATTTAAAGGCAATGAAAATAGACTTTTTCACCAAGACTTACTCATATATAAAtaaacgattaaaaaaaaaaaaaagagtgtgagACTAAACCTGCCTGAGAAGAAGCCTCTTAAGGCTATCTGACAGATCGACAGCATCATCGACTGGAATCGGATTCCAGTCAAGCCCTTTCTGGAAAGTCCTTATTAGCCGTAACCAAGACAAGAGCTTCTCTCCCAAACGGAGAAGTCTCTACATAAAACAAGGAATTCCCCAACAGTGGGATCAAACTTCCATGTTGGTCTCTCAGTCGACCAACACTGCTGATTTTTTTAAGTGAATAATGTAAAATCGATGGTGTCGCTGCAAAACCAACCCCAGCCTGGTGTCAGTGTAGATCTGGGTCACTATCCCCAAGTGGTTCCTGCTGCTTTCATTAAACATTAACTGTGTCTAAGTATATTTCTATGTCTCTGTCTCTTGAAACCACAGATGATTTCCACTCGGTGGGGAAATTTAGATGCACCCATTAATATATCTTCTCTCAGCTGCCGCAGTCACAGGTTTTTACAGGGTAAACATGCATCAACTTTCTGGTTGGTTGTCTTTTTTGTATAACCTTCCTTTAGTACCAATAATTGCAAAATTCTAAGTTATACCGAGTAATGTGATGCAAATAAAGGAAGAAGATAAATTGGTATCTCACCGAGGTGACGTATTGGATGTCCCGACAGAGCTTTGTCTCCCGCGGGAAGTCGGCGAGATCAAGGAAGTTGTCTACCACCACTTGGCCGATCAAATCGTGGCGGGAAAACCTGTCGAAGTCGTAGACGCTGAAGTGCAGCTTGCGACTGGGTAGCTCCGCGTACGcaacaggaaagagaaagaccTCGTCGAACACCGGGTTCAGTGTCTTGCGGTGCACCTTGGTCTGGTGCTTGGTTTTGCGGTCAGGCAGTAGGTAGATCTTGACGTAAGGATCGGAGGTTCCTGAGAAGTCCTTGGCAGGGAGGTCGTGGGCTTTGTGGATCTTCACGATCAGCtgctcaaggtcaaagtcaaactTCAGCACGAAATTGAGGCGTCCGCAGCTGTCGGAGCGCCGGCCGTCTTCGGCGTCCACGGAGCGCTGCTTGTAGAGTTCTGGTTTGATTCGGCCCAAACCCGACAGAGACTCCTGGCGCTGAAACTGAGCAGGGTTGAAGTCCGGATTGGACAAGTTCAGCTGACGACGGATGGAGTTGTGCCTATAGAACAACGGTTTCATCAGATTAGACCAACGCTTTCATCAACAATGTTCCTTGTCTCGTTTTTTTGGACTATAAGGCAACAACTAAAACCATTAGCTCCACATTTGTGTCGACAATGTACCTCCACGCAATCAGGGTCACGTGTGACTCACCAACACCAAACGATTGATCGGTACTTTGATGGATTGGCGTGAACTGACCGTACAGAGGAGGTGGGCTCGGTGATCTGTCTCTGGACTCGGTCCCTGGCCAGAGTGTGGACCTGGTTCTTCTCCACCTTGGTTTGGGTCTCCAGAGGGATGTCAGGTGATGTGTGGCTTATCTTCAGGGCTGACTCTGGGACAGCCACAGCCGGGAGGGGCCCCGAAGGCTCCTTCACACAGCCGTCCTCGCTGTACTCCCTTTCCTCCCCATCCACCTGCACAAGCAGACACATCGCATTTCTGGAAAGGCTTGATGGCGACGGAGGAACGGATGCATTTTTTAGCAGCGGCGACGCCGCGCCTCATTAAAGCcgttcatttttattcattactttCACTCTTTTACCTCGATTAGGACAGGCTGTTCGTCTCCTCCCAGGAAGTGCGCCCCCTTCAGGACGTCTGGGAGGAAACGGCCACTCAGCGGCACCCAGCACAACTTCCATGACACGAAAAGGGAGACGCTGAAGAGAGCCAGACCACAAGTGGTGACCAACAGGGACAACAGGCTCACGGAGACATCTAGAGATGGACGAGAGGAAGACGAAACAGTAAACACAGCTTCGCCACAGAAAGATGCTGGCTCAGCACACTTGGCTCCCAAGGGAGGACAGACGGCGTTTGTTCAGATTGCTAAATGAGCAAGAAAAATATTACAATCCATCATTGGAGGCCAAaattgaagaaagaaaatgtagGATTTAATAATTGATGACGATGAGGTGCTAAAAGGTAGTGGTTTGATGGTAGCCAGAGGTGACGCCCCAAATAAtaagtatttcatttttaaaatagattcCAGCACATGGTGTccaaaataaagacaatcaAAGAATAATGTAACTGCTTGTTAATctagttatttttttatttattgcgtAGGGATTACGGGACAAggtaaaaacagaaattaaatattAGCTTTAACAGAAACTGTTGGCAAAAAATGTGGCTAGCTCTGTTCTGATCTCAACCATCTTAAGATAAATGGATGTAAACGTGAAATGAAACCCAaaaattggtaaaaaaaaaaaaaaaaagcttaaataCTACCCAGTTGAGTATAATTGTGTAAGATTTGCTTCTCTGTATCTTGGTTTATTGTTTTTGAAGGAAAACATCCTGACGCGGtgtcatattttaataaaagggTAGTATTGGTCAAATACTCAAAGCCTGAATACGTTGCAAAGCTTTGTGTTCAATGTAAGCAAATAATTAGAGCACAGTCAGCGCTAAGGTTTGTGAAATGATGCAGGTAGGGCAGAGCACCAGCTGGGACCAACACAAAGCAGAGCGAGTGTTACTCGACACAGTGGCGCTGGCTCGCCTTCTCAGCTGGCACCCGCAGAGATCCTGCAGATTGTTCCACCGTACCCTGGTTCTAATGTGCCAAAAAGATGATGCATCGGtttcatgcaaaaacaaaaatactctACAGTCAAGTATTCAGCTTTTCTGTGTGGATAATACGACTCGGACCAGGTCACCCCCTGGGAATAATTAGGCTTTACATTTCTAGTTCATTTTGGGTTTTTGGTCAGAAGCCAAACTTTTCTTTCAAGACAGCTTTGAAACTTCTGAGATTGGAGTTAGAAAGCCGACCTATGCCTCTCGTCTCGTCTCGTCTCGTCTCCTAGGTTCGTCCCTTTTGAAGCTCAGACGACCCGGCGGCTTCTTTCAAACACCTCGTTGGAGTCTTTTCTGAGCCAACAGGGTCTCTCTGCAATCAAGGCCTGGAAGCTGTACAGCTGGAACGGCTAAGTAGATGCAAGAGAGCTGATAATCAATACGCTCATTCGTCAATAAAGGAAGTCTGcaattatcattttttaaaaatgttagagGTTCTGATTGGTGTAATTATCTGTGGTGAGGTCGCTTGAATATGCATGAAGGAGTGACTGGTAGAAGCTTACATAAAATCTAAATGGCCAATAAAGCAGTAAGTTTCCTCCATGATTTATAGTTTGGCATTTTTGGGACAAATAAAGGGACGATTATATGTCCATCAGAAATTGTTTGGCTTCTATTCGAGAAGAAATTATAATGAATGTTCATATTTAAAGGTCAGGAAAAAACTAAGAGACTTCtcagaattaatttttttccaacatttttgcATGATTAACAGTCATTTCTGGTTGTAGTTACTTTTAAGGTACTGGTTCTATTACCCTTGTTAAATATGATTTGGGTCAGATGATCTGCCATTCATACAGAAACGCTGATTTAAGAGAAAGACCCTGAACTGGGAGTTAAAGTGCAACGACAAAACAAAGCAATCCTCTACCTGTTGCCTTGACTCTTTCCgcagaatacattttaaatcagCATTAATGGGGTTTTTAACTTTTTCAGATATATCACTGACACGTCCTTCGTAGGTGGAATTATTTCCAATGCCTTCAAAACAGCAGCGGTGAAACCTTTACTGACTTTGTAACAGACCTTTATCAGACGCGTCTTGTCTAATCAAGCTACTTTAATTCATAGTTGACTGAATGGAAAACAACCTGTCAGAAACTTTTTAATCAGGTTTCAGGGCTAAAAGTACAGAAGGAGTTTTCATGCAGCTGCAAATTAAATCCTCTGATTGAAATAAGGATCAAGAGTTTGGAGTTTGCTTTCTTCTAAAGGAGGCGAGGCCTCAGCCTCATTCAGTAGTGATCAAGTACGGAATAAAACCACTGTGATTGCTATTAAACTCGTATTTTGAAGTGTGATTACTGGGTTTTGGAATTTGTTGAATTCACAAAgtgtgggttgttgtttttttacatttatcagGAAATATTTAGAGAGCCCAAAGTCATTATCCTGAAATAAAGCGACAGTGTCGATGCATTATTTGGCAGCCTGGAGGTTCTTATGATAATTTTAGGAGACTGCATGAGAACTTGGAGTCATTATTCTGTCTGTTTTGGACATCCGTGCATCGTCTGCTTAGAAATAAACAAGGGAGACAAGTCAAGCCATAGAATTCTCGTCTTTTATATGTTCAGATATTGAGCGGAGTGTAGCGAGACAGACATGTGGACCGTTGAAAACAGCGCTGGTTGTCCCTTAAAGGCTGTAGATTTCTAAGGGCATCAGTCCTTCAGACACCGCAAGAGAATTAATGAACTGAACAAGCTTTTCATTCTGCTGTATAAATGCTCTCTGGACGGCAAATAAATAATTGACGCAGAACAAGGTTTCCATTAATTGATTTGAAAATGCGATACAAGAGCTTAAATTTCGACATTTAGCATCAATCAAACACCGGAGAGATTTTCAATTCAAGTTCAACAGGGTCACCCGCTTGGAAATAGAATCTAAACTCATTTGTCGAGCATGTTTTGCAGCAGCTTGCGCTACATTAGCTCACCTGTTAGCACCCATGAGCCTGTCGTGGGTTTCAGACCCAACAAGACCAGAACTTGTTGAGATGCTTTATCCCAGTCTTGTGTCGCAGCTCCACAGATGCTAATGTGCGTCAGCTTTTAGTGCAAAAAAACACGTTCAGATGCAGCATTCGGAAAACTATTCTGCAGCAATCTTTAAGTTGGAGTTTTATGGCTGACATGTAAACAAGGTTTGCGAACGCTGTTGCTGAATTTCCACAATATAGAAGAGAAAACACCAAAAAAGATGCACATTCTCAGCTTTGAAGCGGCTCAACCAACAACCAGGAAGCACATCAGTGGCAGGGATCAGACACTGAATTTGTCAGACATTACAAATGGATTTTCCTGATTGAAGCCCTGGAAGAGGCGTTTTTGAATCAAGCTTAAGAGGCCCAAAGCGAGCAGAGACACAGATGGCTGCTTTTATTGATTTGGATTAAATCCCCCACTTTGATGAGGGGTTGTGCAAATCGACATCGCTTGAGGTTGACGATTATTTTTACATCGACCCTTTCGTTTGGCAGCggctgaaacaggaagagagcCGCGAGAATCATGTGACGCCTCCATTTCCTTGCCAGTTGTGTGTTTAATTTAGCATGTGTCTTGAGATGTCATTACTTTAATGCTGTGTTGCAGGGTTGGGACAGTTTGGAAGCAGCGCTAAGGATTTATTCATTAGCctcttcaagtgtgtgtgtgtgtgtttgtgtgtctgtacttCTTGCGTGTGT
This region of Antennarius striatus isolate MH-2024 chromosome 4, ASM4005453v1, whole genome shotgun sequence genomic DNA includes:
- the LOC137593971 gene encoding synaptotagmin-9-like, which codes for MPAEREDEICRKALELLSDLCSKGEVQDDNCLDFIYYFRDLARPRYTDSDVSVSLLSLLVTTCGLALFSVSLFVSWKLCWVPLSGRFLPDVLKGAHFLGGDEQPVLIEVDGEEREYSEDGCVKEPSGPLPAVAVPESALKISHTSPDIPLETQTKVEKNQVHTLARDRVQRQITEPTSSVRHNSIRRQLNLSNPDFNPAQFQRQESLSGLGRIKPELYKQRSVDAEDGRRSDSCGRLNFVLKFDFDLEQLIVKIHKAHDLPAKDFSGTSDPYVKIYLLPDRKTKHQTKVHRKTLNPVFDEVFLFPVAYAELPSRKLHFSVYDFDRFSRHDLIGQVVVDNFLDLADFPRETKLCRDIQYVTSDNVDLGELMFSLCYLPTAGRLTITMIKARNLKAMDITGASDPYVKVSLMCDGRRLKKRKTSTKRNTLNPIYNEAIVFDVPPENIDQISLLIAVMDYDRVGHNEVIGVCRVGNEAESLGRDHWSEMLTYPRKPIAHWHPLIEWVGQGAAGTGSQGGSTNSLKTPPSP